One genomic window of Paenibacillus xylanilyticus includes the following:
- a CDS encoding M48 family metallopeptidase has translation MLTIKLNEHIIQCHVVYGKGKKVSITMDLPYMVTIKAPNGTSDDIIQKLVEQHGEIILKKSALMQQALEGPQAKDYEEEGSGKFLFLGKEYALHELIKVEGLSEDELRANLKKFYFAECKRVIGERIGPYQQQLKVKPKSIDIVDSPTKWGSCSWDKKLTFNYRLAMAPPEVIDYVIIHELCHIHHMNHDRSFWRRVGSIMPDYKTKEDYLMRNGRAMTL, from the coding sequence ATGCTAACGATTAAACTAAACGAACACATCATTCAATGCCATGTGGTATATGGCAAAGGCAAGAAGGTTTCCATCACGATGGACCTGCCCTACATGGTAACGATTAAGGCACCTAATGGCACGAGCGATGACATCATTCAGAAGCTTGTAGAGCAGCATGGTGAAATCATATTGAAGAAGTCAGCCCTAATGCAGCAGGCCCTGGAAGGACCGCAGGCCAAAGACTACGAGGAAGAAGGCAGCGGGAAGTTTTTGTTTCTGGGCAAGGAATATGCACTGCATGAGTTAATTAAGGTTGAAGGGTTGTCCGAGGATGAGCTGCGGGCGAATCTGAAGAAGTTTTATTTTGCCGAGTGTAAGAGAGTCATTGGTGAACGCATTGGTCCATACCAACAGCAGCTGAAGGTCAAACCAAAGTCCATAGACATTGTGGATTCCCCGACCAAGTGGGGCAGCTGCAGCTGGGACAAAAAACTCACATTTAACTATCGTTTGGCCATGGCACCACCGGAAGTCATTGATTATGTCATTATCCATGAGCTGTGCCATATTCATCATATGAATCACGATCGTTCCTTCTGGCGCCGCGTTGGCAGTATCATGCCGGACTACAAGACGAAGGAAGATTATCTGATGCGCAATGGCCGGGCCATGACGTTGTGA
- a CDS encoding DUF4003 family protein: MEQQHAARVELFVSNAQIIKKSFKWQNPMMHRLAALLYAGENKTADGEAIRQSHDLMKQNTNLFSVFRGNSAISIAAMLSLTTDQESKLADTLHVYDLMKQIKFRTSDFLAVAAYQIAAQAAPDQFQYTVERAKAFYDQMKAKHRFLTGQDDYIFAAMLALSDLDVESGVDRMEQLYRELKPEFSPGNSVQALTQVLVLGDDNPESSARVLALQEAFRKRSIRLDKTYTLSSLGVLSLLPVHQDTLVDQVQETFDWLRDQKGFGAWSITKQELLLFSSALVAVQHVENLRSGVLTTTLSTSITNIIIAQQAAMASTAAASAAAAASSSSS; this comes from the coding sequence ATGGAGCAGCAGCACGCAGCACGAGTCGAATTATTCGTTTCCAACGCACAGATCATCAAGAAGTCGTTCAAATGGCAAAATCCGATGATGCATCGCCTGGCGGCACTTCTCTATGCAGGCGAAAATAAAACGGCGGATGGCGAGGCCATTCGCCAGAGTCATGATCTGATGAAGCAAAATACAAACCTCTTTTCCGTATTCAGGGGCAATTCGGCCATCAGTATTGCCGCCATGCTCTCCCTTACCACGGATCAGGAGTCGAAGCTGGCGGATACCCTACATGTCTACGATCTGATGAAACAGATCAAGTTTCGTACTTCCGATTTCCTGGCCGTGGCTGCCTATCAGATCGCTGCCCAGGCAGCGCCTGACCAGTTTCAGTACACGGTGGAGCGTGCCAAGGCTTTTTACGATCAAATGAAAGCAAAACATCGCTTCCTCACCGGACAGGATGACTATATTTTCGCAGCCATGCTGGCTCTCTCCGATCTGGATGTGGAATCCGGTGTGGACCGTATGGAACAGCTCTATCGTGAACTGAAGCCAGAATTCTCTCCTGGCAACAGCGTGCAGGCATTGACCCAGGTACTGGTCCTTGGAGATGACAACCCTGAATCAAGTGCACGTGTATTGGCATTACAGGAGGCGTTCCGTAAACGCAGCATCCGCTTGGATAAAACATATACCCTATCCTCCCTCGGAGTGCTCTCTCTGCTGCCTGTCCACCAAGACACACTGGTGGATCAGGTGCAAGAAACGTTCGACTGGCTGCGTGATCAAAAGGGCTTCGGGGCATGGTCGATCACCAAACAGGAGCTGCTTCTATTCTCATCTGCCCTGGTGGCTGTTCAGCATGTTGAGAATCTGCGAAGCGGTGTGCTGACCACGACACTCTCTACCAGCATCACCAACATTATCATCGCACAGCAGGCCGCCATGGCCTCCACTGCCGCGGCATCGGCTGCTGCTGCCGCTTCATCATCTTCAAGCTAA
- a CDS encoding 2'-5' RNA ligase family protein codes for MNRSSIAKLAIPFGDDMRAGLLNGTVEYSPLQGFIVMEGVRELYGVVAHFDQDTELYIKQVWKEMSDNAVSRYAEEVQDRRPHITIAGYDSDVDIDKFISDFDCFYESEKQLSITLNSVGTFLNTGIVFLAPVPSQDLLTFHANHHHFFEKYRMNAESQYLPNNWIPHCTIANRLNDENLKEAMVYCNKRIERLHSSIVEISVIKAIYENGKCIKSPSLHTKALHFV; via the coding sequence GTGAATCGAAGTTCTATAGCGAAGCTGGCAATTCCATTCGGAGATGATATGCGGGCAGGATTGCTCAATGGTACCGTTGAATACTCTCCATTGCAAGGCTTTATAGTTATGGAGGGGGTTAGGGAGTTGTATGGAGTAGTTGCTCATTTTGACCAGGATACAGAGCTCTATATTAAGCAGGTTTGGAAAGAGATGAGTGATAATGCAGTTTCCAGGTATGCAGAAGAAGTACAGGATAGACGGCCTCATATTACCATAGCAGGTTATGACTCTGACGTAGATATCGACAAATTCATAAGTGATTTTGACTGCTTTTATGAATCTGAAAAACAACTTTCGATCACTCTGAACTCAGTAGGGACTTTTTTGAACACAGGAATTGTATTCCTTGCCCCTGTTCCTTCCCAAGATTTATTAACGTTTCATGCTAATCATCATCATTTTTTTGAAAAATACCGAATGAATGCTGAGTCTCAATATCTCCCCAATAATTGGATACCTCACTGTACCATAGCAAACAGATTAAACGATGAGAATCTAAAAGAAGCGATGGTTTACTGCAATAAAAGAATCGAAAGATTACATTCTAGTATCGTTGAAATATCAGTAATCAAAGCTATATACGAGAATGGCAAATGTATAAAATCACCGTCTTTACATACGAAAGCTCTACACTTTGTCTAA
- a CDS encoding GH36-type glycosyl hydrolase domain-containing protein translates to MIRATNDNEYYELTSPTSMPKASGFLWNEKMMIHMNCRGYAVAQFMQPEPAKYSHAPNLEAKTFMQPEQPYYAHHPGRFVYIKDEASRNIFSAPYEPVRKQADSYTFAVGKHDIRWNVVSDDISIEMSLRLPKADAMELWQVKVKNLSSHKRKLSMYPYFTVGYMSWMNQSGEYVDELQGIVCSSITPYQKYQDYAKIKNYSDKTYLLADRKPASWEVNQEHFEGEGGLHAPSALQLDTLEGGDARYETPVAVLQYRLELEAGAEREYRFIFGPAHDEAEIERIRQQYFIKRDHEGLDGFALAEQEYAAYVAEGQGNIQIQTPDDGLNNFVNHWLPRQMYYHGKTNRLTTDPQTRNYLQDNMGMSYIQPGIARNAFLTALAQQHASGAMPDGIILHPDAELKYINQVPHTDHCIWLPVCMRTYLDETNDYSILEEQVAFADSEEKVSVLEHMNLAMRWLIQDRDHRGLNFINQGDWCDPMNMVGYKGKGVSGWLTIATAYAFKVWADISEQAGHTETAKQFREEADRTNAVANEYLWDGEWYARGITDDNVVFGISKDQEGRIYINPQGWALMSGAADEEKRKTLIRAVEEQLETPYGVEKLAPSFTSMREDVGRVTQKHPGSAENGAVYNHAAAFYIYALYLVEEKENAYRLLRKMIPGPDTEDVLQRGQLPVFIPNYYRGAYRQYPRTAGRSSHLFNTGTVPWVYRCLIDGLFGLQGHAEGLLVRPQLPADWDKASVTRLFRGAELQVEMKRDAAVRKTEVYVNGQLVDGDMIKDIQAGKSYEVLVKLPIS, encoded by the coding sequence ATGATCAGAGCAACGAACGACAATGAATATTATGAGCTGACCAGCCCGACAAGTATGCCCAAGGCATCCGGATTCCTATGGAACGAAAAGATGATGATCCATATGAATTGCCGCGGATATGCTGTGGCGCAATTCATGCAGCCGGAGCCTGCCAAGTACTCGCATGCGCCCAATCTGGAAGCAAAAACTTTTATGCAGCCGGAGCAGCCGTATTATGCACATCATCCGGGGAGATTTGTCTACATCAAGGATGAAGCAAGCCGAAACATTTTCTCGGCTCCATATGAGCCGGTGCGCAAACAGGCGGACAGCTATACATTCGCCGTGGGTAAACACGATATTCGCTGGAATGTTGTAAGCGATGACATTTCTATTGAGATGAGCTTGCGTCTGCCCAAAGCGGATGCCATGGAGCTCTGGCAAGTGAAGGTGAAGAACCTTTCCTCCCATAAACGCAAGCTGAGCATGTATCCGTATTTCACGGTTGGTTATATGTCATGGATGAATCAATCCGGTGAATATGTGGATGAGTTGCAGGGAATCGTCTGCTCGTCCATTACGCCGTATCAGAAATATCAGGACTATGCCAAAATCAAAAATTACAGCGACAAGACCTACCTGCTTGCGGATCGCAAGCCTGCTTCATGGGAAGTGAATCAGGAGCATTTCGAGGGCGAGGGTGGCCTTCATGCCCCATCGGCATTGCAGCTGGACACGTTAGAAGGCGGGGATGCAAGGTATGAGACACCTGTTGCTGTTCTTCAGTACAGGTTGGAGCTCGAAGCTGGGGCTGAGCGGGAATACCGGTTTATCTTTGGGCCGGCACATGATGAGGCAGAGATCGAACGCATCCGGCAGCAGTATTTTATCAAGCGGGATCATGAAGGATTGGATGGTTTTGCCTTGGCTGAACAGGAATATGCGGCTTACGTTGCAGAAGGACAGGGAAATATCCAGATCCAGACCCCGGATGACGGATTGAATAATTTTGTAAACCACTGGCTGCCACGCCAAATGTACTACCACGGCAAAACGAACCGTCTGACGACAGATCCGCAGACCCGGAACTATCTGCAGGATAACATGGGCATGAGTTACATTCAGCCTGGGATCGCACGTAATGCCTTCCTGACAGCCCTGGCTCAGCAGCATGCAAGCGGCGCGATGCCAGATGGAATCATTTTGCACCCGGATGCCGAGCTCAAATACATCAACCAGGTTCCTCATACGGACCACTGTATCTGGCTTCCGGTCTGCATGCGTACGTATCTGGATGAGACGAATGATTACAGCATTTTGGAGGAGCAGGTTGCATTTGCCGACAGTGAAGAGAAAGTCTCTGTGCTGGAGCATATGAATCTGGCCATGCGCTGGCTGATTCAGGATCGTGACCACCGCGGCCTCAACTTCATTAATCAGGGCGACTGGTGTGATCCGATGAATATGGTGGGTTATAAGGGCAAAGGGGTATCCGGCTGGCTGACCATTGCAACAGCATATGCGTTCAAGGTCTGGGCGGATATTTCCGAGCAGGCCGGGCATACCGAGACAGCGAAGCAATTCCGTGAGGAAGCAGACCGGACCAATGCTGTAGCGAATGAGTATCTGTGGGATGGCGAATGGTATGCACGCGGAATAACGGATGATAATGTCGTTTTTGGCATCAGCAAGGATCAGGAAGGACGCATCTATATTAATCCTCAGGGTTGGGCGCTGATGAGCGGCGCAGCCGATGAGGAGAAGCGGAAGACGCTGATCCGGGCAGTGGAGGAGCAATTGGAGACCCCATATGGTGTGGAGAAACTGGCACCGTCCTTCACATCCATGCGGGAAGATGTCGGCCGGGTTACGCAAAAACATCCGGGCAGCGCCGAGAATGGGGCGGTCTACAACCATGCGGCTGCGTTCTACATCTATGCCCTGTATTTGGTTGAGGAAAAGGAGAACGCCTATCGACTCCTTCGCAAAATGATTCCCGGTCCCGATACCGAAGATGTCCTCCAGCGGGGGCAGTTGCCTGTATTCATCCCCAATTATTATCGCGGGGCCTACAGACAATATCCACGTACAGCCGGGCGCTCCAGCCATCTGTTCAACACGGGTACGGTACCTTGGGTGTATCGCTGCCTGATCGATGGACTGTTCGGATTGCAGGGTCACGCCGAAGGGTTGCTCGTTCGTCCGCAACTACCTGCGGATTGGGATAAGGCTTCGGTGACCAGGTTGTTCCGTGGTGCCGAGCTGCAGGTGGAGATGAAACGGGATGCGGCTGTTCGAAAGACCGAAGTGTATGTTAACGGTCAATTGGTCGACGGAGACATGATTAAGGATATACAGGCTGGCAAGTCCTATGAGGTACTGGTTAAGCTTCCTATATCATAA
- a CDS encoding amino acid permease — MESKQLSRGLKPRHVELIALGGTIGVGLFMGSASTIKWAGPSVLLAYLLAGIIIFFVMRIMGEMLIQEPVTGSFATFAHKYISPLAGFLTAWSYWFLWVTVGMAEVTAIGIYVGYWFPDIPQWLPALAGVLIIAAANLAAVKYYGEFEFWFAMIKVTAIVFMIVIGTGLIFFGLGNGGQPIGLSNLVSHGGFFPGGIKGFLFALCIVTAAYQGVEMVGITAGEAENPKHTLRKAIKNIVWRILIFYVGAIFVIVTLYPWNEVGQTGSPFVLTFAKVGIVAAAGIINFVVLTAAMSGCNSGIYSAGRMLYTLAENGQAPAFFKKLSKGGVPRNSIVITISLLLIGVILNYLMPNSKLFLYIYSASVLPGMVPWFALAFSQFRFRKRWGNEMKEHNFKSKWFPISNYIIIVYLILVIIGMAFNPDTRLPLIVGATFMAIVVLGYFIFGIGKKQRVEGGEDR, encoded by the coding sequence TTGGAATCGAAGCAACTATCTAGAGGGCTTAAGCCCCGTCACGTTGAGCTGATTGCACTCGGGGGTACAATCGGTGTTGGATTGTTCATGGGATCGGCGAGTACGATCAAATGGGCAGGTCCTTCGGTGCTGCTGGCCTACCTGCTGGCCGGGATCATTATCTTTTTTGTCATGCGTATTATGGGTGAGATGTTGATTCAGGAGCCTGTCACCGGATCCTTTGCCACATTTGCTCATAAATATATCAGTCCGCTTGCCGGGTTCCTGACTGCCTGGAGTTACTGGTTCCTCTGGGTAACGGTAGGGATGGCGGAAGTTACGGCGATCGGTATCTATGTCGGGTACTGGTTTCCGGATATTCCTCAATGGCTGCCGGCACTGGCTGGTGTGCTCATTATTGCGGCGGCGAATCTGGCTGCGGTGAAATATTACGGGGAGTTTGAATTCTGGTTCGCCATGATTAAGGTAACAGCGATTGTGTTCATGATCGTGATCGGAACCGGCTTAATCTTCTTCGGTCTGGGTAACGGCGGACAGCCAATCGGATTATCGAATTTGGTGAGTCATGGAGGCTTCTTCCCGGGAGGGATCAAAGGATTCCTGTTTGCTTTATGTATCGTAACGGCTGCCTATCAAGGCGTGGAAATGGTCGGTATTACGGCCGGAGAAGCGGAGAATCCGAAGCATACGCTGCGTAAAGCGATCAAAAATATCGTGTGGCGTATCCTTATCTTTTATGTAGGGGCTATTTTTGTCATCGTGACACTGTACCCGTGGAATGAAGTGGGGCAGACGGGAAGCCCGTTTGTACTCACATTTGCCAAGGTGGGTATCGTGGCTGCTGCGGGCATTATCAACTTCGTGGTGCTCACGGCTGCGATGTCGGGGTGTAATAGCGGAATTTACAGTGCGGGACGTATGTTATATACGCTTGCTGAGAATGGACAGGCACCTGCCTTCTTCAAAAAGCTGTCCAAAGGCGGGGTTCCACGCAACAGCATCGTTATTACGATCTCCCTGCTGCTGATCGGTGTAATCTTGAACTACCTGATGCCGAATTCCAAACTGTTCCTGTATATCTACAGTGCAAGTGTTCTTCCGGGGATGGTGCCGTGGTTCGCACTGGCCTTCAGCCAGTTCCGGTTCAGAAAGCGCTGGGGTAATGAGATGAAGGAACACAATTTCAAGTCCAAATGGTTCCCTATCAGCAACTACATTATTATTGTGTATCTGATCCTGGTTATCATCGGGATGGCGTTTAACCCGGATACACGCTTGCCCCTGATTGTGGGTGCGACCTTTATGGCCATCGTGGTGCTCGGATACTTCATATTCGGTATTGGGAAAAAGCAGCGTGTTGAGGGCGGAGAAGATCGTTAA
- a CDS encoding DUF6713 family protein translates to MPDLLLILFLFNLSLFLLHEMDAIRRSEWRLFIVLKEMEDEKAYRYFTWVHLPLYTVILSLLFSSYQTITFWVLDIFFIIHTILHFLFEMHPRNQFKNSFSRSFIYPMGIFALIHLIILIN, encoded by the coding sequence ATGCCTGACTTGCTGCTGATCTTATTTTTGTTCAACCTGTCTCTATTTCTTCTGCACGAAATGGATGCGATTAGGCGATCCGAGTGGAGATTGTTTATCGTGTTGAAAGAGATGGAGGACGAGAAAGCTTATAGGTATTTTACATGGGTGCACCTGCCCTTATACACCGTCATCCTCTCCCTGCTCTTCAGTTCGTATCAGACGATTACGTTCTGGGTGCTGGACATCTTTTTCATCATACATACGATATTGCATTTCTTGTTTGAGATGCACCCACGCAACCAATTTAAAAATTCGTTCTCAAGGTCATTCATCTACCCCATGGGAATTTTTGCTTTAATCCATTTAATAATCCTAATAAACTAG
- a CDS encoding phosphotransferase has product MLNFNQPMALRSILSPKYLEFVLRDQYDMGQWEECLFWLRGLNDTYRVKTSTGLHILRVYRAEIREEEVITELSVLSQLKAILNSSVHADVGDYMKRKDNRGYTVLDAPEGKRVAVMFRYIEGTENNLEDEKSCYAFGQSAAELHKAMDQVVVEQPRYELDTQFLIDQPLARIMAYIGETHEAGPFLYAFTEELKKRITASARSLEWGLCHGDMHGNNNAFQQGGSFTHYDLEWTAKGWRAYDLAQVKARKRQSGEQKAALWNALMAGYRSIRSFSPEDEQAVDLFIIARRFWVMGLDVAFIENDMGALDYGDDWLNSFIEEFRETGII; this is encoded by the coding sequence ATGCTTAATTTTAATCAACCCATGGCATTACGCTCTATTTTAAGCCCGAAATATTTGGAGTTTGTTCTAAGAGATCAATATGATATGGGTCAATGGGAAGAATGTTTGTTTTGGCTGCGAGGATTGAATGATACATACCGGGTAAAAACGTCCACTGGCTTGCACATCCTTCGGGTATACCGTGCCGAGATCAGGGAGGAAGAAGTCATCACGGAGTTGTCCGTGTTATCTCAATTGAAAGCGATTTTGAATTCTTCCGTGCATGCAGATGTTGGTGATTACATGAAGAGGAAGGATAATCGTGGTTACACCGTTCTGGATGCGCCGGAAGGCAAACGAGTGGCTGTGATGTTCCGCTATATTGAGGGGACCGAGAATAACCTGGAGGATGAGAAGTCCTGTTATGCTTTTGGTCAATCTGCGGCTGAGCTGCACAAGGCCATGGACCAGGTGGTAGTGGAACAGCCCAGATATGAGCTGGATACGCAATTTCTGATTGATCAGCCGCTCGCGCGCATTATGGCATACATTGGAGAGACACATGAAGCAGGGCCATTTTTGTATGCGTTTACGGAGGAGCTGAAGAAGCGGATTACAGCATCTGCCCGTAGTCTGGAATGGGGACTGTGTCATGGCGATATGCATGGTAACAATAATGCCTTTCAGCAGGGAGGCTCGTTTACGCATTATGACCTGGAGTGGACAGCCAAGGGCTGGCGTGCCTATGATCTGGCTCAGGTAAAGGCTAGAAAGAGGCAATCCGGTGAGCAAAAAGCAGCATTATGGAATGCGCTCATGGCAGGTTATCGTTCGATACGAAGCTTCTCTCCAGAGGACGAGCAGGCCGTAGACCTGTTCATTATCGCTCGCAGGTTCTGGGTCATGGGCCTGGATGTTGCTTTTATCGAAAATGATATGGGAGCACTCGATTATGGTGACGATTGGCTGAACAGTTTCATTGAGGAGTTTCGTGAAACGGGAATCATATAG
- a CDS encoding SDR family oxidoreductase yields MANQDQHTVQDPTTQYPKATSEWKQQQEEPGLQREMTPVPDAGEKSYKGSGRLTGRKAVVTGADSGIGRAAAIAFAREGADVVLSYLPEEEADAKEVVQLIEEAGRKAVAIPGDLKDENYCEQLIESAVKELGGIDILANVAGKQQFVEQIADLTTEQFDATFKTNVYSMFWLCKAAVKHMKPGSSIINTSSIQAYSPSPILLDYATTKAAINTFSKALAQQVGSKGIRVNVVAPGPVWTPLQVVGGQPVEKLASFGSNTPLGRAGQPAEMAPAFVFLASQESSYVSGETLNANGGTVSP; encoded by the coding sequence ATGGCTAATCAAGACCAGCATACTGTACAAGATCCGACGACACAATATCCGAAGGCAACATCAGAATGGAAACAGCAGCAGGAAGAGCCGGGACTTCAACGCGAGATGACACCCGTGCCTGATGCAGGCGAAAAGAGTTATAAAGGCAGCGGACGTCTGACTGGACGCAAAGCCGTAGTCACTGGTGCAGACAGCGGGATTGGCCGCGCGGCGGCGATTGCCTTTGCCCGTGAAGGAGCGGATGTTGTGCTGTCTTATCTTCCTGAAGAAGAAGCGGATGCGAAGGAAGTGGTACAGCTGATTGAAGAAGCAGGCCGTAAGGCTGTGGCGATTCCCGGTGACCTGAAGGATGAGAACTATTGTGAACAGCTCATTGAGTCTGCCGTTAAGGAGCTTGGCGGGATCGATATTCTTGCCAACGTGGCAGGTAAACAGCAGTTTGTGGAACAGATTGCGGATCTGACTACAGAGCAATTCGATGCGACATTCAAAACGAATGTGTACTCCATGTTCTGGCTCTGCAAAGCGGCTGTAAAACATATGAAACCAGGCAGCTCGATCATCAATACGTCGTCCATTCAGGCGTACAGCCCTTCGCCAATCCTGCTGGATTATGCAACGACGAAGGCGGCTATCAACACCTTCAGCAAAGCACTGGCCCAGCAGGTCGGCAGCAAAGGTATTCGCGTGAATGTTGTAGCGCCAGGTCCGGTATGGACACCGCTTCAGGTGGTTGGCGGACAGCCCGTCGAGAAGCTCGCTAGTTTCGGTTCCAATACGCCACTTGGCCGGGCGGGACAACCTGCCGAGATGGCACCTGCCTTTGTATTCCTGGCGAGTCAGGAATCCAGTTACGTGAGCGGCGAGACTCTGAATGCCAATGGTGGTACCGTTAGTCCGTAA
- a CDS encoding ester cyclase → MTPEQIVRAFFEEVRSGRNLDYADTLMAEQVLAHQVVSEEELTVNRTPSEYADHVREMIQAYGEFSLEIQELIVQGDKVYVRWRQEGIHIGEVDGHAPTHRPVIEIASAVYRVENERIAEYWIQIDRLGIEKQLERNKS, encoded by the coding sequence ATGACCCCAGAACAGATTGTCAGAGCCTTTTTCGAGGAGGTTCGATCAGGTCGTAACCTTGATTATGCAGATACTTTGATGGCGGAGCAGGTACTGGCCCATCAGGTGGTATCCGAAGAGGAATTGACCGTAAACAGGACACCTTCCGAATATGCGGATCATGTGAGAGAGATGATTCAGGCTTACGGTGAATTCTCACTTGAGATTCAGGAACTGATCGTACAGGGCGATAAAGTGTATGTGCGCTGGAGACAAGAGGGTATACATATAGGAGAAGTGGACGGGCATGCACCAACCCATCGGCCGGTTATTGAAATTGCCAGTGCTGTATATCGCGTCGAAAATGAGCGGATTGCAGAATATTGGATTCAGATTGACAGGCTGGGCATCGAAAAACAATTAGAGCGAAATAAGAGCTGA
- a CDS encoding GNAT family N-acetyltransferase, with amino-acid sequence MKQITENGHKIIEELSLNHWQTLSTLFFDGWILRFANGYTKRANSIQPIYDSTHDVFAKIDECERIYASNQLSTIFKITPFSQPDHLDQLLQDRGYSIVDHTNMQVRSLEALKEPEYPFVQIDEQLTQEWLDHFCRLNQVQEGKRETMTQMLSNIRTSTGFISLSVDGQVVACGLGVVERGYIGLYDIITDAAYRNRGFAEQMILHLLHWGKKQGATSSYLQVVAGNAPAIKLYAKLGYSKIYSYWYRVKAFQES; translated from the coding sequence ATGAAGCAAATCACTGAGAATGGCCACAAAATCATTGAGGAATTATCCCTCAATCACTGGCAGACCTTGTCTACCTTGTTCTTTGATGGATGGATTTTACGTTTTGCCAACGGATACACGAAGCGCGCCAACTCCATACAACCTATCTATGATTCTACCCACGATGTATTTGCCAAGATCGACGAGTGCGAGCGAATCTACGCTTCCAACCAGCTGAGTACGATTTTCAAAATCACACCGTTTAGCCAGCCGGATCACTTGGATCAGCTTCTGCAGGACAGAGGCTATTCCATTGTGGATCACACCAACATGCAGGTGCGCAGTCTGGAAGCACTGAAGGAACCGGAGTACCCTTTTGTACAAATCGATGAGCAGTTGACCCAGGAGTGGCTGGATCACTTTTGCCGGTTGAATCAGGTACAGGAAGGGAAGCGGGAAACAATGACACAGATGCTGTCCAACATCCGTACAAGCACGGGTTTCATTTCCCTCTCGGTCGATGGACAAGTCGTGGCCTGTGGGCTGGGCGTTGTCGAGCGTGGTTATATCGGCTTGTATGATATCATTACGGATGCCGCATACCGGAATCGCGGGTTCGCTGAACAGATGATATTACATCTCTTGCATTGGGGGAAAAAGCAAGGCGCCACATCGAGCTATCTGCAGGTTGTAGCCGGTAACGCTCCCGCTATAAAGCTCTACGCCAAGCTTGGCTATTCAAAAATCTACTCGTATTGGTATAGAGTTAAGGCATTCCAAGAATCTTGA
- a CDS encoding iron chaperone, producing the protein MAEGNHYSALVDEYISRFAPDVQVRLQALRQIIREAAPNAEEKISYQMPTYALHGNLVHFAAYKNHIGFYPAPSGIEAFRDELSAYKGAKGSVQFPLNQPLPEELIRRIVEFRVKENVEKAAEKKRKK; encoded by the coding sequence ATGGCTGAGGGTAACCATTATTCTGCACTGGTCGATGAATATATTTCGAGGTTTGCTCCGGATGTACAGGTCAGACTGCAGGCATTAAGACAGATTATTCGTGAAGCGGCTCCGAATGCCGAGGAGAAGATCAGCTACCAGATGCCAACGTATGCACTGCACGGGAATCTGGTCCATTTTGCGGCATATAAGAATCATATCGGATTCTATCCTGCACCCAGCGGAATCGAGGCATTCCGGGATGAACTCTCCGCCTACAAAGGCGCTAAAGGCTCGGTGCAGTTTCCCCTGAATCAACCCTTGCCGGAAGAGCTGATCCGCCGGATTGTGGAATTTCGGGTGAAGGAAAATGTAGAGAAGGCCGCGGAGAAGAAACGAAAGAAGTAG